A window from Bufo bufo chromosome 1, aBufBuf1.1, whole genome shotgun sequence encodes these proteins:
- the TRABD gene encoding traB domain-containing protein, with protein sequence MQDGQLPEAVADAMASSETAEDGPAPASALPHNISDADAFRILWEMKMKKRQKCPSLPETVTELSTEDGSKVYIVGTAHFSDSSKQDVVKTIQEVQPDVVVVELCQYRVSMLKMDEETLLKEAKEINLEKLHQAIKQNGVMSGLMQMLLLKVSAHITEQLGMAPGGEFREAFKEASKVPFCKFHLGDRPIPVTFKRAIAALSFWQKVKLAWGLCSLSDPISEDDVEKCKQKDLLEQMMAEMIGEFPDLHRTIVSERDIYLTYMLKQAARKTELPRASESEPRKSVPSIVVGVVGMGHVPGIEKNWNTDVNIQEIMSVPPPSTLNRIITFTAKVTFFGLFGYGCFCVSKRTVRFILSVPATRYCLQRLNQMRTWNF encoded by the exons ATGCAGGACGGCCAACTGCCGGAG GCTGTTGCAGACGCCATGGCATCATCGGAAACGGCAGAAGATGGACCAGCTCCTGCATCGGCTTTACCGCACAACATCT CGGATGCTGATGCTTTCCGGATCCTTTGGGAGATGAAAATGAAGAAAAGACAGAAATGCCCATCCCTTCCAGAAACGGTCACTGAACTGAGTACCGAGGATGGAAGTAAAGTGTACATCGTGGGCACGGCTCACTTCAGCGACAGCAGTAAGCAAGATGTGGTAAAG ACCATACAAGAAGTTCAGCCGGATGTGGTGGTTGTTGAACTGTGTCAGTACAGAGTGTCCATGTTAAAGATGGATGAAGAGACTTTACTCAAAGAAGCCAAAGAGATAAACCTGGAAAAACTCCATCAAGCTATTAAACAG AATGGAGTCATGTCGGGCCTTATGCAAATGCTTCTACTCAAGGTGTCTGCTCACATCACTGAACAGCTAGGAATGGCTCCTGGTGGGGAGTTCAGGGAGGCTTTCAAAGAG GCCAGCAAAGTGCCTTTCTGCAAATTTCACCTTGGAGACAGACCGATTCCAGTAACATTCAAGAGAGCCATTGCTGCACTTTCCTTCTGGCAGAAAGTCAAGCTTGCCTGGGGCCTGTGCTCATTATCCGACCCAATCAG CGAGGATGACGTGGAGAAGTGTAAACAGAAGGATTTGTTGGAGCAGATGATGGCCGAAATGATTGGTGAATTTCCGGATCTCCACCGCACTATCGTCTCCgagagagatatttatctcacctacaTGTTGAAGCAAGCGGCTAGAAAAACTGAACTACCTCGTGCCTCCGAAT CTGAGCCTAGAAAAAGTGTCCCATCTATTGTTGTTGGAGTTGTCGGGATGGGACATGTACCTGGTATTGAGAAGAACTGGAATACTGATGTAAATATACAAGAAATCATGAG cgtgcctcctccctccacactgaacaGGATTATTACATTCACGGCAAAGGTGACATTTTTTGGACTTTTCGGTTACGGATGTTTTTGTGTTAGTAAAAGGACTGTCCGGTTTATCCTCTCGGTGCCAGCCACACGGTATTGCCTTCAAAGACTGAACCAAATGAGAACCTGGAATTTTTAG